A region of the Culex quinquefasciatus strain JHB chromosome 1, VPISU_Cqui_1.0_pri_paternal, whole genome shotgun sequence genome:
ttttccgtgtacctatttttttctcaattgtcctcaacaatacctacaactttgccgaagacaccaaattggtcagaaaattcactcaaaagttacagctgtttgaatatttacataccatttttgtatggacagctgccaaaattttatggagacttgtatgggtaaaccaatgacgcaaaatagcttatttggtcatagggaaggcccccacaaagtttgagccaaatcaaaaaatacaaataaaatccatttccggttttggtagagaattgctcaagtaaataataaaaaaaaacatcagtaaAACACATCCGTTTTTTTCCATCCTACGATGTTTACCGGAAAGTTAACCCGACGAGACCCGAGACCAGGACCGGAAGATAAAAATAGCTGACCGTTAGATATGGTAATGGAGCCCAGGCATTTCTTCCCAGAAGAAAGCTCTCACAGCCCAAGCTGCCGAGGTTGGTGGGTGGTGCATAGATGTTTTCAAGAGTGTTGCAAAAATAAACCGAGTTAGGAAGCTGGAAGGTACGACACGATGTTGAGTTGTTCAAGGAATGTTTTGGTATTTTCGAGGTTAGGTTCTACGGTTTTTCAGTAGTATTATGAAGTGAGTTTTCACTAGATTATTCTATACAATCAAGATTTCtaagatttgttttaattttgttagaTTTGGTACTGCGCAATACAAAATTATGtcaatagcaacacttttttttattattcacgCTCCGGTGGGATATATTCAATTTTCCAACTGCAAATCTACACTTGAATCGAATTAGCTTCCAGCCACAACTGAATAACACCATCCCAGCGCTGCTGCTCTGCTTGTTTCATACATTTGATTTACGAGTGTCACCGGAGAAAAACCGCACCACCCGGAGTCACGACCACCACCGCAAGTGTGTCCTAGATTGCAATTAGAGGTTCTCTTGTTCGCGGGGTTCGccgttcagcaaaaaaaaaaaaacgaactctGCGTCGTCATTCGATTACTCAAACACGCTGAGCAGGAGCGTGAAGACCGAGTAGCAAAACTGGACTACGCTCCAGCACGTGGTTAGGGACATGGCGTAGAAGTTGCCGCACGTGAAGCCGACCTTCCGCTCGGTGCGCTCCATCACGATCAGCATCAGCTTGCGGAAGTTCTTATAGCGGGGGGCGAAGACGCGCGAGTAGACCAGGCGGTCGACCCAGTTGGCACTGTAAAGGTGGCGCTTGATCGAGGATACGTGCGCCTCAAGCTGGTCGCACATTTTTCCAAACATTAGCAGGTTGATGGTGGCCGTTACGGCGGCGAACGCACTGTACATGTACCGAGGAGAGTCGCTGCGACGGCTTCTGCCGAACTGGAAGCAGCTGAACGTGATCAGGAAGAAGTCTACCATCAGGTTGAACAGGAAGAACAGCTTGAGTCGTCGTTGAAGGAGTTCGGCTAAGGTTAAGAGTTCCTGGTGACGTCGGATGCAGCTCTTCATGTTGTTTTCCAGCTTGGTCCAGTTGGAGTTTGCGTTCCGGGCCGTTTCGAACAGCGGACCAACGTTGTCGAAGATCCGCTGAAAGTCTTCACCAAGTACGAGGAACTCGATCGAGAGCGCTGGCAAGATCGCGCTGATCAGGATAATCGTGTAGACGAACATCAGCGATAGCAAGGTCATTGCCAGCGGATAGCATACGACGTTGAGTCGGTCGACGATCTCGCTTCGGAACACCTGCAGTGGGCAGCTGTAGTCGACGGCGTTGTTCCAGATGATGATCTGGACCAGGTTCTGCACCAAAAACACCAGAGATAGACAGTTGATCCTCCAGATGTACTGCCTGCGGCGATCGTCAGCGGCTTGCCGCTGAAGCTCCATCAGGCGATTCAGGACCAAGTCCAGATCGCGACGCTGAAGCGCCAGCAAAACCCAGATTATGACGCACATCAGGCCGGTGTTCATGACGAAGATCATCCCAAATTGTTGGTCGATCGAAACCGGACCTGGATCGAAGAAGGCGATCGCTACGATCGCGAGGATCTCGTAAAGGATGGCGTAGATGAGCAGACCGGCTTTGACGATCGGAATAGGTTGGTCCCAGGTGTACCCGGTGAAACCGATCAACCGGTTGAAGTTGAGCACGACCACGAAGCAATGCTCGTTGCGGCAAAACCGGCGGAACGCGTTTACCAGGAGAACTCCCAAAAGACGGAACATCTTGCCGACAGTTGAAACTGTACTGGACAAACCTGATCAAAGTTTAAGCCATTTAAACCCCTAATTGGTTGAGAAAAACGACACGTGGCGAAATGCATCGTTCGTACCTTCACAACTGTCAAACACAGGCGCGTTGCAACTTTAATCACATCGAAAAGCAgttcttcaaaaaataacaaaagtttTGATCACGAAACCGTGGTCAAGTTGGGGTTAAGCACAACAACTAGGTAATTCCCATAATTATTCCGTCCCATTTGATCCCAATTGGGTGAGAAAATCGACGCTTGTTGAAACGCATCGTTCGTGCTCAAACAACTGTCAAACAATATcccttattgaaaaaaaaagtttcacaaagTTATGCTTAATCACGCCCCCCCCCTACATTTCATGTGACATCGGACACCTGTCAAAACTCACCTGACTTCCTCCTCGCTCTTGGCGATCATCCAGTACACCTTGGAGCGTTTCCGCCGTGACCCGAGCGCAATCAGCTGCGACACGCTGACGCCGTCTGGGAGCGGCGGCCGGCGCGGAATCTGCCCCGTCCAGTGGGCTATCGCGAGCATTTCCGGCGCTTCCTTGACGAGAATCTTGCCGGCGGGGGACGAGCGGCCCGGTTCCTGCGGAAACGAGGGGATGGAAACAAATATTTAGTGCCGGAATTACGTTCGATTCAAGTTTCGAACAGACAAGCAGGCGTCGTAATTTCGACTCAACGTTAATTAAAATTACTCAGATTTTGCCAAAACCCAACTTAACCAGAAATGAGTAGTGAGGCAAGTGTCAAAATTATTCACCAAAGTTATTCAATCAACGAAATTTCCCCACTTGTCTGTGGTGACATTATCGAAAGTTTAGACTTTATGGCTGCTCGAGTTTGTCTGCGAAACTTTTGCTTGTTTCGTTCGCTCGCCAACAATCAATGAAAAAACTTTTGGCAGTAAAATCAAAAGtggcggcaaaaaaaaaacgaatattgATTTCAAGCTGTAATTTCGTAAACTACAGTCGCTTGTGACTACTTTGGCGGACTGGGAAAAGTTTTTCGCGCGTGCAGGTTTAACGTTGGCTTGAAAAACTTTATGAACGCTTTGTAAACAAGCAATATTTCAAAGAAAGATACTGAGATATTATGAAAAATAACAGTATAGAAAATGCCACGAAATCAAATTAGCATAGATATCAGTTTAACACACCCGAAAATAAACATAACCGTAACAAAAAACATCATCAAAAACCTCAGTCCATTTCGCGGTCGGATTGCCGTTAAACGCAAATCAGCCGAAATAATGAGCCCCAAATTATGggccaacaacagcagcagcagcagcgacatCAACCTTGGCCATGATTTCCCACGGGTCGCTAATCCGTGGACTCTTTTAAAgggagtatttttttcagtccGGAGTGGTATCATAGACAAAAagatttgaaacttttttttttgaagttcagaTAAACGTGTAAAAGGGTCATTTTGATTTCATGGTTGCACGTTTAAGGGCAATTCACCGTTTTAATAAATATCATttgattcaattcaatttggttggattaaataaaataagattagattaaattggTTAAGATTAGATTGGTTTAGATTGATTAAGATAAGATTATATTAGATTGAACAAGattgaattcaaaattgttcCAAGCAAACATCGTTTAAAATTGCAGTTAAAACTTTTTGCAAGTTTAATGCAAAGTTGAAATTAACATTTGATATTTTATAAAACTAACCGAAACTGTTCAAAATTCATCAACTAAAATGTAAAGTTCTAGTGACTTATCCATCACTCTGTGGTCGAAAAGGAATCACTTTTAATCCCAGCCTACTAAGCCCCTTCCGCCCCAACTCTCGCGGGAATTTGGCGTGGCGTTGTGTGGTCATTAAAAACGATgaggctttttttttgctgtcgtGGCCTGCTTCTTTTACGGTTACTGTTATCACATCTTAATGGTGGTGTGCCACTTCACATCGGGACGTTTTTTCACTCGAGGTTCTCTTTTTAAAAGATTGCGAATTTCGGCCCAATATTTATTCTTATTAGGGTGAGTTAAATTTTACACCACTTTTAAACCTGAGAGAAAAGGTTACCGCAGCAGATTGCGTGGAAATTTATCCggcaaattaataaataaaatccgCTGCGCAATTAATATTCACTTTCGATGAGAGTGGCTCGTAAGCCGGGACACGTGCTTCGCCGGtaattcattaaatttcatttaccACATTCacgcacactcacacacacgtaCAGGTTCGGTTACTGCTTTCAATTTTCGATTATTTTCCTTTTATTTTGGCGGTTAAAAATTCGCCCGAAAATTGCttgataaataattaaattttgcaatttgcGATGTGGCTTCGGCGGTAATTTGAGCTTGATAGGGATGTAATTGAAAAATGGAATGCAGCCAACAAAGTGTCAGAAAAGACAACAAAAACAAAGGTTTTAGTCCAGCTTCACAAACATAAgtgtgaaattttgaatgtcTTAGAATTCTTGTGTTTgtgaatttaagagttttgtgTAATGATTCTTTGTGTGTATTagcattttcgtaattttgtgAGTTtaagtatttcagtattttagtattttagtatttcagtattttagtattttagtatttcagtattttagtatttttgtatttttgtattttagtattttagtattttagtattttagtattttagtattttagtattttagtattttagtattttagtatttagtattttagtattttagtattttagtattttagtattttagtattttagtattttagtattttagtattttagtattttagtattttagtattttagtattttagtattttagtattttagcatctttagtattttagtatttttatctttttttattttagcatctttagcattttagtattttagcattttagtattttagcatctttagcattttagcattttagtatcttagcattttagtattttagcattttagcattttttttagtattttagcattttagcattttagcattttagtattttagtattttagtattttagtattttagtattttagcattttagtattttagcattttagtattttagtattttagcattttagtattttagcatattttagtattttagcattttagtattttagcatattttagtattttagtattttagtattttagcagttttagtattttagtattttagtattttagtagcatattttagtattttagtattttagtattttagtattttagcattttagtattttagcattttagcattttagcattttagtattttagcattttagtattttagcattttagcattttagcattttagcattttagcattttagcatttagtattttagtattttagtattttagtattttagcattttagtattttagtattttagtattttagcattttagcatcttagtattttagcattttagtattttagtattttagcattttagtattttagtattttagtattttagtattttagtattttagtattttagtattttagtattttagtattttagtattttagtattttagtattttagtattttagtattttagtattttagtattttagtattttagtattttagtattttagtattttagtattttagtattttagtattttagtacttTAGTATTCGATTCATCGCCCATAATGACGCCACAGGGCTTACTTCCAGAATGGGTAGGGTTCAAGGACGTAGCACAAGACAAACAAACACATATTAATCTGTTCACTAACTTTTCACTTATATCGAGAAGCAAAATAAGTAACGAACCGGCGAACGAGGGCAAACTTTTGCCCCCTCCTCTCGACATGTAATAAGCAAGATAAATTTTGCGAATTTATCCTCCatgtcgtgtgtgtgtgtgtgcgattttttcttcttatcaaacgagaaaagaaaacaagcacAAGGCTAGATTTGAACGATTTCTGtcgggcagtgttgccagttttttttgggaaaaatgagttttttcaaatttaggacagccatttcttttgctgaaattgtaacttaatttttatattgaaaaaaaaaacagctttctTTAACcactgctggcaacactgctcttCGTATCTTGCTCTCAAGCCAAATAAATCCACGAATCTGCGCGAGAATTCCAACCCAACAAATAAGCATAAGCTCGCATTTGTGAGTAAATTTTCTAGAGTTGTTGCGAGTAAAGTCGAAAAGTTTGCCAAAAACTCTTtactcgtgtgtgtgtgtgtgtgtgtgtgtttggtttGTGGGAATAAGTGTCATGTACTTGGTCGTtacttttgatgaaatttcgACAAACTTTTCCCGCACATGTGAAGGCAAATTTGACAATATGTGGGCACAGGGGGACAGCTTCGCAAAAGAGTGCAGATTAATGACGCAAGCTGTTCGCGTTAGGGGAATGCATTAAAGTagggttgcattttttttttagtgttttcgaaatcatttcaaattttttgaaatttttcacagCTAAGATATTTTTTCACTACCTTAAAGCTGGGAGCCCGAATCAGAGAATGCGAACAAAAAGCACAAATTACTCTCCTTAATTAATTCATCACCGCCAGAAGGGTGTGACGTTCGTTTCGGTTGACAAATTTGTAAAGCGTCACCGGGGGATTTTCCACCTCATTGGGTCGGGCAGTGTTGTCAGCCGTCAATCGATACGGCGGCCAACCATTTTCCAGTTGACAAACAATGACCTCGCGTTCTGGTGGTTTGGCCACTCTCCGGAGCAAGGCGCAAATTGGCGTGAAATGTGGGATGAccactttgcattttttttccttttgggATCATCCATAGATGAcgtggcaaaaaaaatgttttattatgttctattattgtttaaaataaaaaaaattgtcgagGGGCTGGACACtgcaataatattaaaaaaaaataatcaaaatcaattaaaaagaaATCTTCTTAATCTCGAGTGTCCAACCCCTTTCCGATCACCGACCAAGTCGTTAAGAAGCGCTCTAATAAACGAAATACTACAGGTGTGGAAgttatgaaacattaaaaagatGTACTGCCGTGCAATATTGAACCCATAAATTCTCCAGGGCCACATTCCAGGCAGGCAAGATGTTGGATGATGGGTAAAAAGGTGGGAAATTTATGTTACTCAAGTAAGGGGAAGGGGGAGGTGCTAGTGTACCCTTAAAAAGGGGTACACGATTTGCTTTGTTGTCTCGTCGTTTGCTTAACTGGGACACATCACATAACTTCAGGGGCAAAAGTGTGTAagggttgtgtgtgtgtgtgtgtgtccttgTGTCACTTCAGACAGATTCGAGGCTCAGGTTCAGGGACGACGACGGCCAGCGGGAGTGGGAGGATGGATTCagctgtttgtttgtttgtttgtgaagGTGAAAATTTATGCTCCCCCTGTAGCAGTTCGTGGTCCATGCATCAACGTGAATCAACGCAACGGTGGGCAGGTTTTTGTTTCGTTTGTTTTCCATGGTGTAaggcaaatttaaatattgatgGAAATTTTTAACAGTGGCAGTGTTAAcagataataataataattttaaatgtttccactaaaaatatttttaaaacaatatttgctATCTGGTTTCTATCAGTTTTTGAAACActggttttgaaactggtagaacaaatttgaattttctaagCACCAATCtttttctacgcatatttaaaacagtattcaaaaaatgaattcgtaaatattttaatgatTACTTTGAATGATTTCATGCATTGTCTTAATAAAATCTTGAATTAAAATTCACGAATTTGATATTTTAGTTATGACTTGAATTTTAAACATAAACATTTATTCATAAATTCGTGAatgatcaaaattcatgatttaacaaaaaaataagactTCCAGCTCTTGTAAATATTTATCGAGagttaaaaatcacaatttcaggaCGTTAGAAATTAAACTCataaattatattaatttttattcatgaaatggTGAATAATTCGTAGTATCATGAAGGTTTTTCACAAATTCATGAATTAAATTCTCAATGACCAATtcgctgagatttcggtcattcgattttttttgtattttttaatccggctgaaacttttttggtgccttcggtatgcccaaagaagccattttgcatcataagttcgttcatataattctccatacaaatttggcagcaaaaatgatatgtgaaagttcaaaaatctgtatcttttgaaggattttttttatcgatttggtgtcttcggcaaagtgtaGGTtccatttgtttttaaaagctTGGCATAACATTAAAAAGTTTGGTGGTTTCATAGCAGGAACAAAATGattgtcattttcgcaaaaattagCCTTTACATCCGATgttccaaagagcctatgtcgaAAAATTTTAGGCGAAAATTTCATAACATACAAAATTGTGTCGAAACGTTTTGAGATACGATTGAAATTTCACATAACGGGAAAatcgaaatcggcaaaaatcaactttttcactaaaactgcgataacttttttCAGCGATGACTatcatgtctgggtaccaaaattttcgtaattgagagacgcaactcttggtaccataacatctataggtcatcgctgaaattttaaagttatcgcagttttagtggaaaaagttgattttttgccgatttcgtcattttcccgtttttgcgcgtggcgcgtcgaaaaacgcagttttttttttcaaaaaatcatatctcggaaacgtacggttcgacatcgccaattttttgatatgttatgtgaaattttccgaggaatccgataaaatattttcagacataggctctttggtccagacacggtcaaaacgccattttaagttttcatacgactttttcaatagttaagctagatttttggaacttttactatttttcccaaatagccaaactcatcacctttctttgcgtctaagacagctaaaatcggatgaaatggcgcgagatatgatttttagaaaaagtggtttttgcgaaaatgacgaaaattgccatttttgaaccaattctagcacgatgtaggccaccctaatggccaaacaaaaaaatacgggtctaattattttggccaaggaacccccagaaaaattttgagcccgatcggagaactttttttttggtttaggctcttttcaaatggaattgctgtatggatatggactacactgaaaaaaaaatgatacacggtaaaaacaaatttggtgatttttaatttcacttattgtgagcatgagcatgagcatgagcatggttgactgccaatgagctgctactccgttattgacagatcagctgaagttaaacaatgaatcaaaaatgatcagtgggagccaaccatccgttcactgtttaacccctgaagatccctactttattagtcaataccggcgcctcccaagaagcctgcagttcaacgaaagggaggaatgttagtccgatagttgaagttgcagactcatcaagcacacagtttttcgctatatacttgttgataccgcttgagaccgttgaatccacagcatctccttcaagcatcacgtgattattattttttgggttagtaggataaggtattggcttttcgatgcctcccgagctacgatgctatggggaggactttcataacagacccgtcggcgagccttccgagcaacgatgctatgggaaggtctttttggttaacacacaaagacactcacacacaattatttcactccactattaattaatccaaaatgtcagtgcgtctttcgatcattatatagaaatgtttttttcaccattaaaaataaaaccttattcaaaacattatacacaatttaccgacgccgtgccttccgatcaacgatgatataggaagggctttgaaaatcacaaaacaattaattaagatctcaaaaaaaaatcacaaaaaaaatcacaaaaaaacaccaattactcaacgaaaattacgctcaagacacaaataattcagtaagtcatgctattattcgattagcacaatcactcatcccatacgaacagcgacacaaaagcacaccaaaaaattaacctgaataatcacgatttcgcgtccccacttccagcgcaccaatgatgctattattcgattaccacaatcactcactccttatgaatagcgacacaaaagcacacaaaaaaaaataacctgcataatcacgattttgcgtccccacttccagcgcaccaatgatgctattattcgattagcacaatcactcatcccatacgaacagcgacacaaaagcacaccaaaaattatcctgaataatcacgacttcgcgtccccacttccagcgcaccaatgatgctattattcgattaccacaatcactcatccgatacgaacagcgacacaaaagcacaccaaaaattatcctgaataatcacgacttcgcgtccccacttccagcgcaccaatgatgctattattcgattaccac
Encoded here:
- the LOC119765074 gene encoding uncharacterized protein LOC119765074, producing the protein MTLLSLMFVYTIILISAILPALSIEFLVLGEDFQRIFDNVGPLFETARNANSNWTKLENNMKSCIRRHQELLTLAELLQRRLKLFFLFNLMVDFFLITFSCFQFGRSRRSDSPRYMYSAFAAVTATINLLMFGKMCDQLEAHVSSIKRHLYSANWVDRLVYSRVFAPRYKNFRKLMLIVMERTERKVGFTCGNFYAMSLTTCWSVVQFCYSVFTLLLSVFE